A DNA window from Luteolibacter luteus contains the following coding sequences:
- the hrpB gene encoding ATP-dependent helicase HrpB, protein MRLPVHEIEEDLKAAVASGQQDRILLKAPTGSGKSTAVPGMLMDAGFSGRILVIEPRRMAARLLAGWVAKLRGSSLGGEVGYAVRFDTKYGRDTRLIYMTDGVFQRWLQEDPELSGVGAVVFDEFHERRLAVDVALGRCLDLQETSRPDLRIMVMSATLETRGLADYLAPVKMLEAGGRTFPIEVAYRPERPKVNDRRGGPVVETPVWERIATVAKEALSLPDAGDVLCFLPGMHEIRKTVETLENSSFARDRDIFPLHGGLPPAAQEAAVSPGKRPKIIVSTNVAETSLTIEGVRTVIDAGLAREASFDPRRGIDTLLIRKISRASAEQRAGRAGRTGPGRAFRLWSESEHARREGFDAPEVRRVDLAEVVLLLKAAGISEVRDFRWLDAPLEESLVRAESLLHDLGALDAHGVLTDEGRSMAALPLEPRYARLMLAGAEQGCVAEMAFIAAAVQGEGIFVSKRGGIGRKDFVFDGDGSDFEAEWRAFDSAAGMDFDARRCAPLGIHGRGAREIAQGFDRLHRLALQRGWPWEGVDFAKRREAVGRAMLASFSDRLAVRFGDATLACRVVGKRKGKLDDESAAKKAAAFVAAEITEVEGREVTVQLRRATAIDPAWLKELFPEDFTFSDGASYDEPRRRVVAKKETRFRDLVLESKESDHGVNLDAAAEILAAKVLSGELVLKNWDAAVDQWCARLSCLGNWMPELELPGWSDEDRAAAVAQICHGALGYKDIKERQVWPVLREWLSAPQRAALDSYAPERITLANGQNPKITYEIGKDPWIALRWKDLFGVWATPAIANGRAPLLVHILAPNQRPWQMTKDLSSFWANGYLQMKKDLAGRYPKHPWPDDPKAWLAAGGGKR, encoded by the coding sequence GTGCGTTTGCCGGTTCATGAGATTGAGGAGGATTTGAAGGCGGCCGTGGCCTCTGGTCAGCAGGATCGCATTTTGCTGAAAGCCCCCACGGGGTCGGGAAAATCCACAGCGGTGCCCGGAATGCTCATGGATGCCGGGTTTTCTGGACGAATTCTCGTGATCGAGCCCCGGCGCATGGCCGCGCGCCTGCTCGCAGGGTGGGTGGCAAAGCTCCGCGGCAGCTCCTTGGGGGGTGAAGTGGGCTATGCGGTGCGGTTTGACACCAAATATGGCCGCGACACCCGCCTGATCTACATGACGGACGGGGTTTTCCAGCGCTGGCTGCAGGAAGATCCGGAGCTGAGCGGGGTCGGCGCGGTGGTTTTCGACGAATTCCACGAACGCCGCCTGGCCGTGGATGTGGCGCTCGGACGCTGTCTGGACCTCCAAGAAACGTCCCGCCCGGACCTCCGGATCATGGTCATGTCCGCCACCTTGGAAACCCGCGGACTGGCCGATTATCTGGCGCCGGTGAAGATGCTGGAGGCGGGCGGACGGACTTTCCCAATCGAGGTGGCCTACCGCCCGGAGCGACCGAAAGTGAATGACCGCCGCGGTGGCCCGGTTGTGGAAACCCCGGTTTGGGAACGGATTGCCACCGTGGCCAAGGAGGCGCTTTCCCTGCCGGATGCCGGTGATGTGCTCTGCTTCCTGCCCGGGATGCACGAGATTAGAAAAACCGTGGAAACTCTCGAAAATTCCTCGTTTGCAAGGGATCGCGACATTTTCCCGCTTCACGGCGGCCTGCCTCCCGCTGCTCAAGAGGCGGCGGTTTCCCCGGGCAAGCGCCCGAAGATCATCGTCTCCACGAATGTGGCGGAAACCTCCCTCACAATCGAGGGGGTGCGCACCGTGATCGATGCGGGACTGGCCCGGGAGGCCAGTTTTGACCCGCGCCGGGGAATCGACACCCTGCTGATCCGGAAGATTTCCCGGGCCTCCGCAGAGCAGCGGGCGGGCCGTGCCGGACGCACCGGTCCGGGTCGTGCCTTCCGCCTGTGGAGCGAGAGCGAGCATGCCCGCCGCGAAGGCTTCGATGCGCCGGAGGTGCGGCGGGTGGATTTGGCCGAGGTGGTGCTGCTTTTGAAAGCCGCGGGTATTTCCGAGGTCCGGGACTTCCGCTGGCTGGATGCCCCGCTGGAGGAGAGCCTGGTCCGCGCGGAGTCCCTGCTGCATGACCTCGGCGCTCTGGATGCCCATGGAGTCCTGACCGACGAGGGTCGCTCGATGGCGGCCCTGCCGCTGGAGCCGCGCTATGCACGGCTGATGCTGGCGGGCGCGGAGCAGGGCTGCGTGGCGGAGATGGCTTTCATCGCCGCCGCGGTGCAGGGCGAAGGGATCTTCGTTTCGAAGCGCGGCGGGATCGGCCGGAAGGATTTCGTCTTCGACGGTGATGGCAGCGATTTCGAGGCCGAGTGGCGTGCCTTCGATTCCGCGGCCGGGATGGATTTCGATGCCCGGCGCTGTGCCCCGCTGGGGATCCATGGACGCGGCGCGCGGGAGATCGCCCAGGGATTTGACCGGCTCCACCGGCTCGCCCTGCAGCGGGGCTGGCCGTGGGAGGGGGTTGATTTCGCCAAGCGCCGCGAAGCCGTGGGCCGGGCGATGCTGGCCTCTTTCAGCGACCGGCTGGCGGTTCGCTTCGGCGATGCCACCCTGGCCTGCCGCGTGGTCGGCAAGCGGAAGGGCAAGCTGGATGATGAGAGTGCGGCGAAGAAAGCCGCGGCTTTCGTGGCCGCGGAGATCACCGAGGTCGAGGGCCGCGAGGTCACCGTGCAGCTCCGCCGTGCGACGGCGATCGATCCCGCGTGGTTGAAAGAGCTCTTTCCGGAAGACTTCACCTTCAGTGATGGCGCGAGCTACGATGAACCTCGTAGAAGGGTCGTTGCAAAGAAGGAGACCCGCTTCCGCGACCTGGTGCTGGAGTCGAAGGAAAGCGACCACGGGGTGAACCTGGATGCCGCGGCGGAGATTCTGGCGGCGAAGGTGCTTTCCGGTGAGCTGGTGCTGAAGAATTGGGACGCCGCGGTGGACCAGTGGTGCGCGCGGCTTTCCTGCCTGGGCAATTGGATGCCGGAGCTGGAGCTGCCCGGTTGGTCGGATGAAGACCGCGCGGCTGCGGTGGCGCAGATCTGCCATGGCGCGCTCGGCTACAAGGACATCAAGGAACGCCAGGTCTGGCCGGTACTGCGCGAGTGGCTGAGCGCCCCGCAACGTGCAGCGCTGGATTCCTACGCGCCGGAGCGGATCACGCTGGCCAACGGACAGAACCCGAAGATCACCTACGAGATCGGCAAGGACCCGTGGATCGCGCTGCGGTGGAAGGATCTCTTCGGCGTGTGGGCGACCCCGGCGATTGCAAACGGCCGGGCGCCACTGCTGGTCCACATCCTGGCACCGAACCAGCGGCCATGGCAAATGACGAAGGATCTCTCCAGCTTCTGGGCAAATGGTTATCTCCAGATGAAAAAGGACTTGGCCGGACGCTATCCCAAGCATCCCTGGCCGGATGACCCGAAGGCATGGCTTGCCGCCGGAGGTGGGAAACGTTGA
- a CDS encoding zinc metallopeptidase, which translates to MWKLVILLSLIPLVAAWAGRHWFWTRVRYEGMRRDCEISVKDLRQRMGLPPGRRGNETHAAALGNAVRECGLMLLEKEGDTLAKSRYKGSFLTRVLPALVGVIAVFAILSKRVPAGWAVAGAIGVMAMWTLLRLTGMAIEWRAVARGTEALKATHPLKRMNDEEEVIRCAKASVWSTAWPF; encoded by the coding sequence GTGTGGAAGCTCGTCATTCTCCTCTCCCTGATCCCGCTCGTCGCTGCATGGGCGGGCCGGCATTGGTTCTGGACCCGCGTGCGCTATGAAGGGATGCGCCGTGACTGCGAGATCAGCGTGAAGGACCTGCGCCAGCGGATGGGGCTTCCCCCCGGCCGCCGGGGCAATGAGACGCACGCCGCGGCACTCGGCAATGCGGTGCGCGAGTGCGGGCTGATGCTGCTGGAGAAGGAAGGCGATACCTTGGCGAAATCCCGCTACAAGGGCTCCTTCCTCACCCGTGTCCTTCCGGCGCTGGTGGGCGTGATCGCGGTGTTTGCCATTCTTTCCAAGCGTGTCCCTGCCGGGTGGGCGGTCGCCGGGGCAATCGGTGTAATGGCCATGTGGACCCTGCTCCGCCTCACGGGCATGGCCATCGAATGGCGGGCGGTGGCCCGCGGGACCGAGGCCCTGAAAGCGACGCATCCCCTCAAGCGGATGAACGACGAGGAGGAAGTCATCCGCTGCGCGAAGGCGAGCGTGTGGAGCACGGCGTGGCCGTTTTGA
- a CDS encoding YciI family protein translates to MHIADPRQVPAGVFLYTLRPLRLAMLTEGPTPEEQALAGQHWEYSIDLLKRGILSFAGRTTLPDADCFAIAVIRAGSEREADSIMNADPAVAGGVFTAKLYPFQPMLMGEWPAKEIAVSYD, encoded by the coding sequence ATGCACATCGCCGACCCTCGCCAAGTCCCTGCCGGTGTCTTTCTCTACACCCTGCGGCCCCTTCGCCTCGCCATGCTCACGGAAGGCCCCACGCCGGAGGAGCAGGCGCTGGCCGGCCAGCATTGGGAATACTCCATCGATCTGCTGAAGCGCGGCATCCTCTCCTTCGCCGGTCGCACCACCTTGCCGGATGCGGATTGCTTTGCCATCGCAGTCATCCGCGCGGGATCGGAGCGCGAGGCGGACTCGATCATGAATGCCGATCCCGCCGTGGCCGGCGGCGTCTTCACCGCGAAGCTCTATCCCTTCCAACCGATGCTGATGGGCGAGTGGCCCGCGAAGGAAATCGCGGTGTCGTATGATTGA
- a CDS encoding DUF1493 family protein, which yields MKLSEVTRFVAGEIGCDPSKLTPATRLLEDLGIDGDDAAELMESFAFRFAVDLTGYDHRRHFGPEAGWSPVVIHPSAPLIPITIIRLAEAAETGHWVT from the coding sequence ATGAAACTCAGCGAAGTGACCCGATTCGTGGCCGGAGAGATCGGCTGCGATCCCTCCAAGCTGACTCCGGCCACACGTCTGCTTGAAGACCTGGGCATCGATGGGGACGATGCCGCAGAGCTGATGGAGAGCTTCGCCTTTCGTTTCGCGGTTGATCTAACAGGCTACGATCATCGCCGACATTTCGGTCCGGAGGCGGGATGGAGTCCGGTTGTGATTCATCCCTCCGCACCCCTGATCCCAATCACGATCATTCGCTTGGCCGAGGCGGCGGAGACAGGGCATTGGGTGACCTAG
- a CDS encoding cysteine-rich CWC family protein, with product MDPHPLHPLSNHTCPLCGAPNECAAAISGSFDTPCWCRNIVFPDELLATVPADLKGKSCICRACVESAANAAIPSPEQVAPDEVSPSQSP from the coding sequence ATGGATCCGCACCCGCTCCATCCACTGTCAAACCACACCTGTCCTCTCTGCGGCGCGCCCAATGAGTGTGCCGCGGCAATATCGGGTTCCTTCGACACCCCATGCTGGTGCCGCAACATCGTGTTCCCGGACGAGCTTCTGGCAACGGTGCCCGCGGACTTGAAAGGGAAGTCTTGCATCTGCCGGGCATGTGTCGAATCCGCAGCGAATGCCGCCATTCCATCTCCAGAGCAAGTGGCCCCGGATGAAGTGTCACCCTCTCAGTCCCCATGA
- a CDS encoding DEAD/DEAH box helicase, which yields MNPDRATLNFLNSFPEDARKRGEKLQKDGAVTQIFGNHLFIQGRVEDESGTFRTSLRLQGNRWFGSCTAEDELISGACQYATMMERMHRGEDLPESPNEFDDTPILDIIEDKLGRELDDKEADFVSKIEKRYRRYVIEGELHDHDMVRITPRWEITTYEPLELWPMPPGDILEFWNYLAYAFYKKKLPYPEFMNVITDLAHVQKKMADWEQEREVASWYDRIEQVNERPPQDPPIEVAFRLVATINEARIEVKEGVNGLWTQIREKNEIERLVQMHHQAALRMDASSQVLWEHFLSYYRDQNETTFDFDQEEACRFMNRVFRQPALKGYLVNLDEREFKVVTEALKWVCEDDPYDPNSFALQLVTDSGENVSHSVRMLPGRKELYQSDETVFPGPPRWLEETEVMPRYLIPKRVIDSLEGVEFLRKIGASLPESLKKRVVDLELKPKFEMKLVAGLTAAETEHLVIDVTAIESKERRTERLTKEGWELVEQSALKGKQLLRFAREELYPVPSLLDEMGLTYDEKLLSFKSRITKQFPEKFAEWIKAMPESVELDIDLRLKSILNDPVTAAVRFEVINQEIDWFDLRIVIDVEGVNLSKAQIRQLVAARGGYVRMEDGSWMRLEIKLDADQREAVTRLGLDPFDLSGETHRMHALQLADPKAADVFDPKAWKRIKDRAGDIQIEVMPDVPTKLNATLRPYQVDGFRFLAYLATNGFGGILADDMGLGKTIQSLTYVLWLMEEAERAKEAHRPVLVVCPKSVLDVWASEAVKFAPGIRVKVLRNREDLDVKDTQENIDMLVLNYAQLRVCGDLLNEIKWLTTILDEGQQIKNPDSKAAKCARELDSANRLVLTGTPIENRLLDMWSLMAFAMPGVLGSRAYFKKRFDKRKDPLSQNRLAARLRPFLLRRTKLQVAQDLPPRTEEEVYSKMENIQQELYKAELKRIQKALLGLDSDEAVKKNSFAILQGLMRLRQICCHPGLIDPKYLKEESAKMESLFYLLDQLHEEGHKVLVFSQFVSMLDLIKARLELEARPFHYLTGQTKDRKGEIERFQTTKDPSVFMLSLKAGGAGLNLTSASYVILYDPWWNPAVENQAIDRTHRIGQKNKVIAYRLLTRDTVEEKIRILQHQKTQLVTNVLGDEGFASNLGLEDLQFILNHGGEDEEPS from the coding sequence ATGAATCCGGACCGCGCGACCCTTAATTTCCTAAATAGTTTCCCTGAAGACGCCCGAAAACGAGGCGAGAAGCTCCAAAAGGACGGCGCCGTCACCCAGATTTTCGGGAATCACCTCTTCATCCAAGGGCGCGTCGAGGACGAGTCGGGAACCTTCCGCACCAGCCTCCGCCTGCAGGGCAACCGCTGGTTCGGCTCCTGTACCGCGGAAGACGAGCTGATCTCCGGCGCGTGCCAATACGCGACCATGATGGAGCGCATGCACCGCGGGGAAGACCTCCCGGAGTCGCCCAATGAATTCGACGACACCCCGATCCTCGACATCATCGAGGACAAGCTCGGCCGCGAACTGGACGACAAGGAAGCCGACTTCGTTTCCAAGATCGAGAAGCGCTATCGCCGCTACGTGATCGAAGGCGAACTGCACGACCACGACATGGTCCGCATCACGCCTCGCTGGGAAATCACCACCTACGAGCCGCTCGAACTGTGGCCGATGCCGCCGGGCGATATCCTCGAGTTCTGGAACTACCTGGCCTACGCTTTCTACAAGAAGAAGCTCCCTTACCCGGAGTTCATGAACGTGATCACCGATCTGGCCCACGTTCAGAAGAAAATGGCGGATTGGGAGCAGGAGCGCGAGGTCGCTTCCTGGTACGACCGCATCGAGCAGGTCAACGAGCGCCCGCCTCAGGATCCGCCGATCGAGGTGGCCTTCCGCCTTGTCGCGACGATCAACGAGGCACGCATCGAGGTGAAGGAAGGCGTCAACGGCCTCTGGACCCAGATCCGTGAGAAAAACGAGATCGAGCGCCTGGTGCAGATGCACCATCAGGCCGCCCTCCGCATGGATGCCTCCAGCCAGGTCCTGTGGGAGCACTTCCTTTCCTACTACCGCGATCAGAACGAGACCACCTTCGACTTCGATCAGGAAGAAGCCTGCCGCTTCATGAACCGCGTCTTCCGCCAGCCAGCCCTGAAGGGCTATCTGGTGAACCTCGACGAACGCGAGTTCAAGGTCGTCACCGAGGCCCTCAAGTGGGTCTGCGAGGACGATCCATACGATCCGAATAGCTTCGCGCTGCAACTCGTCACGGATAGCGGCGAGAATGTCTCCCACTCCGTCCGCATGCTGCCGGGCCGCAAGGAGCTCTATCAATCCGACGAAACGGTATTCCCCGGACCTCCGCGCTGGCTGGAGGAGACCGAAGTCATGCCGCGCTACCTCATTCCGAAGCGCGTCATCGACTCGCTGGAAGGCGTGGAATTCCTCCGCAAGATCGGTGCCTCCTTGCCGGAGTCGCTGAAGAAGCGGGTCGTTGATCTGGAGCTGAAGCCGAAGTTCGAGATGAAGCTCGTCGCCGGCCTCACTGCCGCGGAAACCGAGCACCTCGTCATCGATGTCACCGCCATCGAGTCGAAGGAACGCCGCACCGAGCGCCTCACCAAGGAAGGCTGGGAGCTCGTCGAGCAATCCGCGCTCAAGGGCAAGCAGCTCCTGCGCTTCGCCCGTGAAGAACTCTATCCGGTGCCGTCCCTCCTCGATGAGATGGGCCTCACCTACGATGAGAAGCTGCTCTCCTTCAAATCCCGCATCACCAAGCAATTCCCGGAGAAATTCGCGGAGTGGATCAAGGCGATGCCGGAATCCGTGGAGCTCGACATCGACCTCCGCCTCAAGTCGATCTTGAACGACCCGGTCACCGCCGCCGTCCGCTTCGAGGTGATCAACCAGGAGATCGACTGGTTCGACCTGCGCATCGTCATCGATGTGGAAGGCGTCAATCTTTCCAAGGCACAGATCCGCCAGCTCGTCGCCGCACGCGGTGGCTACGTCCGCATGGAGGACGGCTCCTGGATGCGCCTCGAGATCAAGCTCGATGCCGACCAGCGCGAGGCTGTTACCCGCCTGGGTCTGGATCCCTTCGACCTTTCCGGCGAGACGCACCGCATGCACGCGCTGCAGCTTGCCGACCCGAAGGCCGCCGATGTCTTCGACCCGAAGGCATGGAAGCGCATCAAGGATCGCGCCGGCGATATCCAGATCGAGGTCATGCCGGACGTGCCCACGAAGCTGAATGCGACGCTGCGTCCGTATCAGGTCGATGGCTTCCGCTTCCTCGCCTACCTCGCGACGAACGGCTTCGGCGGCATCCTCGCCGACGACATGGGTCTCGGTAAGACGATCCAGTCGCTGACCTACGTCCTCTGGCTCATGGAAGAAGCGGAGCGCGCCAAGGAAGCGCACCGCCCGGTGCTCGTCGTCTGCCCGAAGTCCGTCTTGGACGTCTGGGCCAGCGAGGCCGTGAAGTTCGCTCCCGGCATCCGCGTGAAGGTGCTTCGCAACCGCGAGGACCTCGACGTGAAGGACACCCAGGAAAACATCGACATGCTGGTGCTGAACTACGCCCAGCTGCGCGTCTGCGGTGACCTCCTCAACGAGATCAAGTGGCTCACCACCATCCTCGACGAAGGCCAGCAGATCAAGAACCCGGACTCGAAGGCCGCCAAGTGCGCCCGCGAGCTGGACTCCGCGAACCGCCTGGTCCTCACCGGTACGCCGATCGAAAACCGCCTGCTCGACATGTGGTCGCTCATGGCCTTCGCCATGCCCGGCGTCCTCGGCAGCCGCGCCTACTTCAAGAAGCGCTTCGACAAGCGGAAGGACCCGCTTTCGCAGAACCGCCTCGCCGCCCGACTTCGTCCCTTCCTGCTCCGCCGCACCAAGCTGCAGGTGGCACAGGACCTTCCGCCGAGAACGGAAGAAGAGGTCTACTCCAAGATGGAGAACATCCAGCAGGAGCTCTACAAGGCCGAGCTGAAGCGCATCCAGAAGGCACTCCTCGGACTCGATTCCGATGAAGCGGTGAAGAAGAATTCCTTCGCCATTCTGCAGGGCCTCATGCGCCTTCGCCAGATCTGCTGTCACCCCGGCCTCATCGATCCGAAGTATCTCAAGGAAGAGTCCGCGAAGATGGAGTCCCTCTTCTACCTCCTGGACCAGCTCCACGAGGAAGGCCACAAGGTGCTCGTCTTCTCGCAGTTCGTCTCGATGCTCGACCTCATCAAGGCCCGCCTCGAACTCGAAGCCCGTCCCTTCCACTACCTCACCGGCCAGACGAAGGACCGTAAGGGTGAGATCGAGCGCTTCCAGACCACCAAGGATCCGTCCGTCTTCATGCTCTCGCTGAAGGCCGGTGGCGCCGGTCTGAACCTGACATCCGCCTCCTACGTCATCCTCTACGATCCGTGGTGGAACCCGGCCGTGGAAAACCAGGCCATCGACCGAACCCACCGTATCGGTCAGAAGAACAAGGTCATCGCGTATCGCCTCCTCACCCGCGACACCGTGGAAGAGAAGATCCGCATCCTCCAGCACCAGAAGACCCAGCTCGTCACCAACGTGCTCGGCGACGAAGGCTTCGCGTCGAACCTCGGCCTGGAAGACCTGCAGTTCATCCTCAACCACGGCGGCGAGGACGAAGAGCCAAGCTAA
- a CDS encoding gamma-glutamyl-gamma-aminobutyrate hydrolase family protein — MNHRSRICRAAALFLAVTGLFSCDRHETATGNLPQEKSSRAPLIGIASVNGEAYVRAIHAAGGVPVILPNQDDDPAAIDAYLKELDGLLLPGGADIPPAEYGEETHPTVEVLDQNRFRFEKAIGKAWIEKTKKPLLGICLGSQWISVLHGGSLVQDIPSEVGGNHRDTKHAVKLEPGTRLQQIYGDAEFEVNSFHHQSVDDAGKGLRIAARGADGVVEATETTDPERFLIGVQWHPEKMLPGDARQGRLLEAFVAAAK; from the coding sequence ATGAATCACCGCTCCCGGATTTGCCGCGCTGCCGCCCTTTTTCTCGCGGTGACCGGACTGTTTTCCTGCGATCGCCACGAGACGGCGACGGGTAATCTGCCGCAGGAGAAATCCTCGCGAGCACCGCTGATCGGCATCGCGAGCGTGAATGGGGAGGCCTATGTGCGGGCGATCCATGCGGCCGGTGGCGTGCCGGTGATCCTGCCGAACCAGGACGATGATCCGGCAGCGATCGATGCGTATTTGAAGGAGCTGGACGGCCTGCTCCTGCCGGGCGGTGCGGACATCCCGCCTGCGGAGTATGGCGAGGAAACGCATCCCACGGTGGAGGTCCTGGATCAGAATCGCTTTCGCTTCGAGAAGGCGATCGGGAAGGCGTGGATCGAGAAGACGAAGAAACCCCTGCTCGGCATCTGTCTGGGCAGCCAATGGATCAGCGTGCTGCACGGCGGTTCACTGGTGCAGGATATTCCATCGGAAGTCGGCGGAAATCATCGGGATACGAAACATGCGGTGAAGCTGGAGCCCGGCACACGCTTGCAGCAGATCTATGGGGATGCGGAGTTCGAGGTGAATTCCTTCCATCACCAGTCGGTGGATGATGCCGGCAAGGGCCTGCGCATCGCCGCCCGTGGTGCGGATGGCGTGGTCGAGGCGACGGAGACGACGGATCCGGAGCGCTTCCTGATCGGCGTGCAATGGCATCCGGAAAAGATGCTTCCCGGTGATGCGCGGCAGGGCCGTTTGCTGGAGGCCTTCGTCGCGGCGGCGAAGTAG
- a CDS encoding 3-keto-disaccharide hydrolase — translation MKTPSRSRALAAAFLGIFTCVAAAEPKDPVPLFNGHDLKGWKTPGDVAWAWSVKDGVIRGITDEKAHGKELWSEKEYGDFVLELDWRFPDPPVKKMLKIILPNGDDALNEDGTKKKEERLVGGDSGILIRGDVMSQINIVCKSAGSGELYGYRKKKPGMPPEVRAACVPKECADHHPGEWNHFKITAKGDHVSVELNGKLVIDDARMPGLPERGPIALQHHGEGIEFRNVTLRE, via the coding sequence GTGAAGACTCCATCCCGTTCGCGCGCGCTTGCCGCTGCATTTCTCGGCATCTTCACCTGCGTCGCTGCGGCGGAGCCGAAGGATCCCGTTCCGCTTTTCAACGGTCACGATCTGAAGGGCTGGAAGACGCCCGGGGATGTCGCATGGGCATGGTCCGTGAAGGATGGCGTGATCCGTGGCATCACCGATGAAAAGGCTCACGGCAAGGAACTGTGGAGCGAGAAGGAATACGGCGACTTCGTCCTCGAATTGGACTGGCGCTTTCCCGATCCTCCCGTGAAAAAGATGCTCAAGATCATCCTGCCCAATGGCGACGATGCCTTGAACGAGGACGGCACCAAGAAAAAGGAAGAGCGCCTTGTCGGCGGTGACAGCGGCATCCTGATCCGCGGCGATGTGATGTCGCAGATCAATATTGTCTGCAAGTCCGCGGGCTCGGGCGAACTCTACGGATACCGGAAGAAGAAGCCCGGCATGCCTCCGGAAGTCCGCGCCGCCTGCGTGCCGAAGGAATGCGCGGACCACCACCCGGGAGAGTGGAATCACTTCAAGATCACCGCCAAGGGAGACCACGTCAGCGTGGAGCTCAATGGCAAGCTGGTGATCGATGACGCGCGGATGCCCGGGCTTCCGGAAAGGGGACCCATCGCCCTGCAGCACCACGGCGAAGGCATCGAATTCCGGAATGTGACCCTCCGCGAATAA